Proteins encoded by one window of Glycine soja cultivar W05 chromosome 15, ASM419377v2, whole genome shotgun sequence:
- the LOC114386060 gene encoding autophagy-related protein 11-like, whose protein sequence is MNDELDRWCQQLIEQEKSTIQQRRKFEEEKKSQMESLILATEKQMKARSDVLSLLEKHQMEKKAVSDALLKLEKEMGNEQKLNLQIAELEEQLKVLKCVNSEEADHENKRKIEIEEIEEKLEDMIFDMSVKDDENQALKKKVQEAKTELEDARQQIIKVNVLF, encoded by the exons ATGAATGATGAACTCGATCGCTGGTGTCAACAACTGATTGAACAAGAAAAGTCAACTAtacaacaaaggagaaaatttgaggaagaaaagaaaagc CAAATGGAATCACTAATTTTAGCAACAGAGAAGCAGATGAAGGCCAGAAGTGATGTTCTCAGTTTGCTTGAAAAGCATCAG ATGGAGAAAAAAGCTGTCAGTGATGCACTGTTGAAGCTTGAAAAAGAGATGGGAAATGAACAAAAGTTGAATTTGCAAATTGCTGAACTAGAGGAACAACTCAAGGTTTTGAAGTGTGTGAACTCGGAGGAAGCTGATCATGAgaataaaagaaagatagaaaTAGAAGAGATAGAAGAAAAATTGGAGGACATGATTTTTGATATGTCCGTAAAAGATGATGAAAATCAAGCTTTGAAGAAGAAGGTACAAGAAGCTAAAACCGAGCTAGAAGATGCTAGGCAACAAATTATTAAGGTAAATGTTCTGTTCTGA